The following proteins are encoded in a genomic region of Planococcus lenghuensis:
- the hisF gene encoding imidazole glycerol phosphate synthase subunit HisF, with amino-acid sequence MIKKRIIPCLDVKDGRVVKGIQFKGLRDVGDPVELAKRYNEEGADELIFLDVSATERGHDLMLEVIQRTAEVLFIPLGIGGGIRTAEDVGRLLNAGADKVSINSAALKRPELIREASERYGSQCIALSVDAKWDEEARDWFCYTHGGRQQTDVRVLDWVEQAEALSAGEILLTSMDTDGMKQGFDHDLLLRVKERVSVPVIASGGAGNAEHFANMFLETDVSAGLAASIFHNKEVTINEVKALSKRNGVAVRET; translated from the coding sequence ATGATCAAAAAACGGATTATCCCATGCCTTGATGTAAAAGACGGCCGCGTTGTTAAAGGAATCCAATTCAAAGGATTGCGGGATGTCGGCGATCCGGTCGAATTAGCGAAGCGCTATAACGAAGAAGGCGCGGATGAGCTGATTTTTCTCGATGTTTCGGCTACAGAGCGGGGGCACGATCTAATGCTTGAAGTGATCCAGCGGACGGCGGAAGTGCTGTTCATCCCGCTCGGTATCGGCGGCGGTATCCGGACAGCGGAAGACGTCGGCCGGCTACTGAACGCGGGCGCTGACAAAGTGAGCATCAATTCAGCGGCACTGAAACGCCCGGAACTGATCCGGGAAGCTTCCGAACGCTATGGCAGTCAATGCATCGCATTGTCGGTCGATGCGAAATGGGACGAGGAAGCCCGCGACTGGTTCTGCTATACGCACGGCGGGAGACAGCAGACGGATGTCCGGGTGTTGGATTGGGTCGAACAGGCGGAAGCGCTCAGCGCCGGGGAAATTCTCCTGACGAGCATGGATACGGACGGCATGAAGCAAGGATTCGACCATGACTTATTGCTGCGCGTGAAAGAGCGTGTGTCTGTGCCGGTCATCGCATCGGGCGGAGCCGGGAACGCCGAACATTTTGCCAATATGTTTTTGGAGACGGATGTATCGGCAGGGCTTGCGGCATCCATTTTTCACAATAAAGAAGTAACGATCAATGAAGTGAAGGCGTTATCCAAACGAAACGGGGTGGCAGTACGTGAAACCTGA
- the hisH gene encoding imidazole glycerol phosphate synthase subunit HisH has product MIAIVDYGLGNIANVRRALEYLGYEVQLTKDPDALRRANALILPGVGHFGDAMRKLEADGLIPVLAELKDAKPFVGICLGMQLLYEESEEGNVKGLGFLPGKIERIRTKLPVPHLGWNQLKSEDETLHKDVYFIHSYRAVPDDLTVASAEYGGAEVVGIVQKDNLIGIQFHPEKSGDAGLEILDRAMKGGFR; this is encoded by the coding sequence ATGATCGCCATCGTCGACTACGGCCTCGGGAACATCGCCAACGTGCGCCGGGCACTCGAGTACTTGGGTTATGAAGTGCAACTGACGAAAGATCCCGACGCGCTCCGCCGGGCGAACGCACTCATTTTGCCGGGCGTCGGGCATTTCGGTGACGCGATGCGCAAACTTGAAGCGGATGGGCTGATTCCGGTACTGGCAGAGCTGAAAGACGCGAAACCGTTTGTCGGCATCTGTCTCGGCATGCAGCTGCTGTACGAAGAAAGTGAAGAAGGCAATGTGAAAGGGCTCGGTTTCCTGCCAGGGAAAATCGAACGCATCCGGACGAAGCTGCCCGTGCCGCATCTTGGCTGGAATCAGCTGAAAAGCGAAGACGAAACCCTTCACAAAGACGTGTATTTTATTCATTCCTACCGGGCGGTGCCGGATGACCTGACAGTGGCGTCTGCCGAGTATGGCGGCGCGGAAGTCGTCGGCATTGTGCAGAAAGACAATCTGATCGGCATCCAGTTCCATCCCGAAAAAAGCGGAGACGCAGGGCTGGAAATCCTGGACCGCGCGATGAAAGGGGGATTCCGGTGA
- a CDS encoding NADH-dependent flavin oxidoreductase, with product MNDTYKSLFEPFTLPNGIELKNRILMAPMTNYSSDDEGKVTEEELAYYKERAGGVGAVVTAVAYITPGGKGFPGEISAHSDDMIPSLRRLAATIKGEGAKAILQIFHAGRMAPPELLPDGQSVSASAVQANRPGLVKPRELTEEEIETIIQEFGDATRRAIEAGFDGVEIHGANTYLIQQFFSPHSNCRTDKWGGTTISRRAAFPLAVIDRVNAAVEEHSHDEFIVGYRLSPEEIEEPGITMEDTLQLVDTLAKQELDYLHVSVQDFWRGSIRDEEDTESRVMMIQERVGDKIPVIGVGSLHTPADVKRALDTGVPLIALGRELIMEPTWVQKVQYGEEDSIKVTLDPNDQDRLVVPDNLWNTIMNAPGWFPVEDDK from the coding sequence ATGAACGATACGTATAAATCATTATTCGAACCCTTCACGCTGCCTAACGGTATTGAGCTCAAAAACCGGATTCTTATGGCGCCGATGACGAATTATTCATCGGATGACGAAGGGAAAGTGACGGAAGAAGAACTGGCTTATTATAAAGAGCGGGCAGGAGGCGTCGGAGCAGTCGTGACGGCTGTTGCGTATATTACGCCGGGCGGCAAGGGATTCCCGGGTGAAATTTCTGCGCACTCGGATGACATGATTCCGAGTCTGCGCCGGCTTGCCGCAACCATTAAAGGGGAAGGCGCAAAAGCGATCCTGCAGATTTTCCATGCCGGACGCATGGCGCCGCCGGAACTGCTGCCGGATGGCCAGTCGGTCAGTGCAAGCGCCGTACAGGCGAATCGGCCGGGCCTGGTTAAACCGCGTGAATTGACGGAAGAAGAGATTGAAACCATTATTCAGGAATTCGGTGATGCGACACGCCGGGCCATTGAAGCCGGATTTGACGGTGTGGAGATTCACGGTGCCAACACATACCTGATCCAGCAATTCTTCTCACCGCATTCCAATTGCCGGACCGATAAATGGGGCGGTACGACGATCAGCAGACGGGCGGCATTCCCGCTCGCTGTTATTGACCGCGTGAATGCAGCCGTTGAAGAGCATTCGCATGATGAATTCATCGTCGGTTACCGGCTGTCACCGGAAGAAATCGAAGAGCCGGGCATTACGATGGAAGATACCCTGCAGTTGGTGGATACACTCGCCAAGCAGGAACTGGATTATCTTCACGTGTCGGTTCAGGATTTCTGGCGCGGATCGATCCGCGATGAAGAGGATACGGAATCACGTGTTATGATGATTCAGGAGCGAGTGGGTGACAAGATTCCAGTAATCGGAGTCGGCTCACTCCATACACCGGCAGACGTGAAGCGGGCACTCGATACCGGCGTGCCGCTTATCGCGCTCGGCCGTGAACTGATCATGGAGCCGACGTGGGTTCAGAAAGTCCAGTACGGCGAAGAGGATTCCATCAAAGTGACCCTCGACCCGAATGACCAGGACCGGCTGGTTGTACCGGATAATTTATGGAACACGATCATGAATGCCCCGGGCTGGTTCCCGGTTGAAGACGATAAATAA
- a CDS encoding GNAT family N-acetyltransferase: METEFVKLTPEDLEELQQVARETFIETFRDGNTAGNLEAYTAEAFSLDQLTNELVNSNSLFYFLKAAGETAGYLKLNDEEAQTENVIENSLEIERLYVKEKFQGQGFGKAMIEQALEAAFDLDKRHIWLGVWEKNEKALQFYKKLGFEERGRHTFELGGDRQTDLLLVKEM; the protein is encoded by the coding sequence ATGGAGACGGAATTTGTGAAATTGACGCCGGAAGATTTGGAAGAACTGCAGCAAGTGGCGCGGGAAACGTTCATAGAAACTTTCCGGGACGGGAATACGGCTGGCAATTTGGAAGCTTATACAGCAGAGGCTTTCAGCCTGGATCAACTGACGAATGAACTCGTCAACTCGAATTCCCTGTTTTATTTCCTGAAGGCGGCCGGCGAAACTGCCGGATATTTAAAGCTGAATGATGAGGAAGCGCAAACTGAAAACGTGATTGAGAATTCGCTTGAAATTGAACGGCTGTACGTGAAGGAGAAGTTTCAGGGGCAGGGCTTCGGCAAAGCGATGATCGAACAGGCGCTGGAGGCGGCTTTTGACCTCGACAAGCGGCATATCTGGCTCGGAGTGTGGGAGAAGAATGAGAAAGCTCTTCAGTTTTATAAAAAACTCGGATTCGAGGAGCGTGGCCGCCACACATTCGAATTGGGTGGAGATCGGCAAACCGATCTGCTGCTCGTGAAAGAAATGTGA
- the hisIE gene encoding bifunctional phosphoribosyl-AMP cyclohydrolase/phosphoribosyl-ATP diphosphatase HisIE, translating into MKPDFSKGLLPVVLQHWTKRTVLMLGYMNEEAFEKTQQDGVVWFFSRSKDRLWKKGESSGNVQHVKSMALDCDDDTLLVQVEPAGPTCHLGTESCFGEVTPEPLQGLETTVANRAKAEDESSYTRYLLKAGIDKIIKKFGEESFEVAIAAKNRDRGEVVNETADLLYHLTVLLHEQGVSLREVEDVLHARHAVKNNFKGERKDIDKW; encoded by the coding sequence GTGAAACCTGATTTTTCGAAAGGCCTGCTGCCGGTCGTCCTGCAGCACTGGACCAAGCGGACGGTTCTCATGCTTGGCTATATGAACGAAGAAGCGTTTGAGAAAACACAGCAGGATGGGGTCGTGTGGTTCTTCTCCCGTAGCAAGGATCGCCTTTGGAAAAAAGGCGAATCGAGCGGCAACGTGCAGCATGTAAAAAGCATGGCGCTCGATTGCGACGATGATACGCTCCTCGTTCAAGTAGAACCAGCCGGACCGACATGCCATTTGGGGACAGAGAGCTGTTTTGGTGAAGTCACACCGGAACCGCTTCAAGGACTTGAAACGACAGTGGCAAACCGGGCGAAGGCGGAAGATGAGTCGTCATATACCCGGTATTTACTTAAAGCCGGAATTGATAAAATCATTAAGAAATTCGGCGAAGAAAGTTTCGAAGTGGCGATTGCGGCGAAAAACCGGGACCGCGGGGAAGTGGTGAATGAAACCGCGGATCTCTTATATCATTTGACTGTGTTGCTGCATGAGCAGGGAGTATCGCTGCGGGAAGTGGAAGACGTGCTTCATGCGCGGCATGCGGTTAAAAATAATTTCAAAGGCGAACGGAAAGACATTGATAAGTGGTGA
- a CDS encoding HisA/HisF-related TIM barrel protein, translating into MIEIWPAIDIINSQNVRLTEGDYGSKTAMGRTPLEAVEFYSGFEQVGRIHTVDLMGALKKAPVEADLFGQLIKAAKKPVQIGGGIRSEETVRTYFDMGATYLIIGTKGLSDPEWLTGLSKKYPGRLYLGLDARGERVALNGWQEESKKTVFDVLDELAGSEIGGVIYTDISKDGRMEGPNVEMTGRLARASKWPVTASGGVRNIDDINRLKAEGVAAAIVGKAANSPEFWRDIR; encoded by the coding sequence GTGATTGAGATCTGGCCGGCAATCGATATTATCAATTCACAGAACGTCCGCCTGACGGAAGGCGATTACGGATCAAAGACGGCAATGGGCCGGACACCGCTGGAAGCAGTCGAATTCTACAGCGGGTTTGAACAAGTCGGCCGCATCCATACAGTCGACTTGATGGGCGCGCTGAAAAAAGCGCCGGTTGAAGCGGATCTGTTCGGACAGCTGATTAAAGCAGCGAAAAAACCGGTGCAGATCGGCGGCGGCATCCGTTCGGAAGAAACTGTCCGGACTTATTTCGATATGGGGGCGACGTACCTTATCATCGGCACAAAGGGGCTGTCCGATCCGGAATGGCTGACCGGGCTGTCGAAAAAGTATCCAGGCAGGCTTTACCTGGGGCTCGATGCGCGAGGCGAACGGGTCGCGCTGAACGGCTGGCAGGAAGAATCGAAAAAAACGGTTTTCGATGTGCTTGACGAGCTGGCCGGTTCGGAAATCGGCGGTGTCATTTACACGGACATTTCAAAAGACGGGCGCATGGAAGGGCCGAACGTTGAAATGACCGGCCGCCTCGCACGCGCATCGAAATGGCCGGTGACCGCATCGGGCGGGGTCCGGAACATCGATGACATCAACCGGCTGAAAGCGGAAGGCGTTGCGGCAGCGATTGTCGGGAAAGCCGCCAATTCACCGGAATTCTGGCGGGATATCCGATGA
- the hisB gene encoding imidazoleglycerol-phosphate dehydratase HisB: MKVSASRETKETAIDLTLQRGTGESVIDTGVGFLDHMLTLFTFHSGLELECRVKGDTHIDDHHTAEDTGIVLGGLLKELIGDKSGIRRYGMSYVPMDETLSRTVVDISGRPFFVYDAVISKEKVGTFDTELAEEFFRAVVINAGLTVHMDLIRGGNAHHEIESLFKSFARALREAMEPGDGRLPSTKGVL; this comes from the coding sequence ATGAAAGTATCAGCTTCACGGGAAACAAAAGAAACAGCCATCGACTTGACGCTTCAGCGGGGGACAGGAGAATCGGTCATCGACACGGGAGTCGGCTTTCTCGATCACATGCTGACGCTTTTCACCTTTCACTCCGGCCTGGAACTCGAGTGCCGGGTGAAAGGTGATACGCACATCGATGATCATCACACAGCTGAGGATACCGGCATCGTGCTCGGCGGTCTATTGAAGGAATTGATCGGAGACAAATCCGGCATCCGGCGCTACGGCATGAGCTATGTGCCGATGGATGAAACACTCAGCCGGACGGTCGTCGACATCAGCGGCCGGCCGTTCTTTGTATATGATGCTGTCATTTCAAAGGAAAAAGTCGGAACGTTCGATACGGAACTTGCCGAAGAATTTTTTCGGGCGGTCGTCATAAACGCAGGACTGACTGTGCACATGGATTTGATTCGCGGAGGGAACGCCCACCACGAAATCGAGTCGCTGTTCAAATCGTTCGCGCGTGCGCTGCGCGAAGCGATGGAACCGGGGGACGGCCGCCTGCCGTCGACGAAAGGGGTTCTCTAA
- a CDS encoding YitT family protein, translating to MRGADRLSDNQEIYQQIKRRQQHRRLGKSRILQRMLFIFTGAVLMAMGIEVFLVPNMIMDGGIVGISIILYTLTDVRLGLFIFLLNIPFFFLGYKQIGKTFAISTVFGITVLSLATNYLHSVAAFTQDELLATVFGGIFLGAGVGLVIRYGGALDGSEILAILLNKQFPFSVGEIIMFFNVFIFGWGGFVLGWDRAMYSVLAYVIAFRTIDIVIDGFDQSKSAWIISNNPEEVGDAIVARLGRTVTYLSGIGGYSGEDKKVIFCVVTRIEEAKLKSIVEELDPSAFLAVADINEVRGGSFKKRDIH from the coding sequence ATGAGAGGGGCTGATCGATTGAGCGACAACCAGGAGATATACCAGCAGATCAAGCGCAGACAGCAGCACCGGCGATTGGGCAAGAGCAGAATCCTCCAGCGGATGCTGTTCATTTTTACAGGCGCTGTCCTGATGGCGATGGGAATTGAAGTGTTCCTTGTGCCCAATATGATCATGGATGGCGGCATTGTCGGTATCTCCATCATTCTGTATACTCTGACGGATGTCAGGCTCGGGCTGTTCATTTTCTTGCTGAACATTCCCTTCTTCTTTTTAGGCTATAAACAGATCGGTAAGACATTTGCGATTTCAACGGTATTCGGAATCACTGTTTTGTCGCTGGCAACAAACTACCTTCACAGTGTCGCCGCTTTTACACAAGATGAGTTACTGGCTACTGTATTCGGCGGCATTTTCCTTGGCGCGGGGGTCGGACTTGTCATCCGCTATGGCGGCGCACTTGATGGCAGTGAAATCCTCGCGATTTTACTGAATAAACAATTCCCGTTTTCCGTAGGCGAAATCATCATGTTCTTTAATGTATTCATCTTTGGCTGGGGCGGTTTTGTCCTTGGATGGGACCGGGCCATGTATTCCGTGCTCGCTTATGTCATCGCCTTTCGGACGATTGATATCGTGATTGACGGCTTCGACCAGTCCAAGTCAGCCTGGATCATCAGCAATAATCCCGAAGAAGTGGGAGATGCAATCGTCGCCCGCTTGGGACGCACGGTAACCTATCTTAGCGGTATCGGCGGCTATTCGGGAGAGGACAAAAAAGTGATTTTCTGTGTAGTCACCCGAATTGAAGAAGCCAAACTGAAATCGATTGTCGAAGAGCTTGATCCGTCTGCATTTTTAGCGGTAGCGGATATTAATGAAGTGCGCGGCGGCAGTTTCAAGAAAAGGGATATCCATTGA
- the rlmN gene encoding 23S rRNA (adenine(2503)-C(2))-methyltransferase RlmN produces the protein MKPSIYGMTMEQLKTWFVDQGQKPFRAEQVWDWLYTKRVTSFEEMSNIGKATIALLEDSFNIDTMEVAVKQESKDGTIKFLFRLADGNLIETVLMRFSYGASVCVTTQVGCNIGCSFCASGLLKKSRDLSAGEIVEQIMKVQKHFDAEEKNERVSHIVVMGIGEPFDNYENLMSFLNVVNDQKGLAIGARHITVSTSGIVPKIYEYAEEGLQINLAISIHAPTNELRTRIMKINRAYPVEKLMAAIDYYLEKTNRRITFEYILLHDVNDHEEEARQLAKLLQDKRHLSYVNLIPYNPVDEHGQYQRSTPEAIKAFYETLKKNGINCGVRLENGTDIDAACGQLRSKQIKKKQTV, from the coding sequence ATGAAACCATCCATCTATGGCATGACCATGGAACAGCTGAAAACGTGGTTTGTTGATCAAGGTCAGAAACCGTTTCGGGCAGAGCAGGTTTGGGATTGGTTATATACAAAACGGGTAACGTCGTTTGAAGAGATGAGCAACATCGGCAAAGCGACGATTGCGCTTCTGGAAGACAGTTTTAATATCGACACAATGGAAGTCGCTGTTAAACAGGAATCGAAAGACGGAACGATCAAATTCCTGTTCCGCCTTGCAGATGGCAATCTCATCGAGACAGTACTTATGCGCTTCAGCTACGGGGCATCCGTCTGTGTAACGACACAGGTCGGCTGCAATATCGGCTGCAGTTTTTGCGCGAGCGGGCTGCTGAAGAAGAGCCGGGACTTGTCTGCAGGTGAAATCGTTGAGCAGATCATGAAAGTGCAGAAGCATTTTGATGCGGAAGAGAAAAACGAACGGGTCAGCCATATCGTCGTAATGGGAATTGGTGAACCATTCGATAACTACGAGAATTTGATGAGCTTCCTGAACGTCGTGAACGATCAGAAAGGCTTGGCCATCGGCGCCCGTCATATTACCGTATCGACGAGCGGCATCGTACCGAAAATCTACGAGTATGCAGAAGAAGGTCTTCAGATCAATCTGGCCATTTCAATTCATGCGCCGACGAATGAACTTCGGACACGCATCATGAAAATCAACCGGGCGTATCCGGTCGAAAAACTCATGGCGGCAATCGATTATTACTTGGAGAAAACGAACCGGCGGATCACGTTTGAGTATATCCTGCTTCACGATGTGAACGACCACGAAGAGGAAGCGCGCCAATTGGCGAAATTGCTGCAGGATAAGCGCCATTTATCTTATGTCAATCTCATTCCATACAACCCGGTTGATGAGCATGGACAATACCAGCGCAGCACGCCGGAAGCGATTAAAGCTTTCTATGAAACATTGAAGAAAAACGGCATCAATTGCGGTGTCCGTCTCGAGAACGGCACGGATATCGATGCTGCCTGCGGACAGCTCCGCAGCAAGCAGATCAAGAAAAAACAAACCGTTTGA
- a CDS encoding YhgE/Pip family protein: MKLLRQEWQKVFQNKMLLLSVIVMMFIPIIYTGVILNSYWNPYDRTDNLAIAVVNQDEPTRFEEKTLRIGEELVDRLKNSNDADWHFVNAENAKKGFARGDYYMVITIPPNFSENASTAFSDTPEQMNLLYEVNPGRNFFSETLGREAINDINIEVSSNVTKEYVKTIFAHFEEAGTDLDLAADGASQIEKASDQLQTGNEQITANLNELSASTSEFEDGTSEVDSGISEVTDGAEELNTGAAQLNGSLNSLAAGSADLQSGLEEMNRQLPSESEISQLTQGLAEVQSAVNRLQAIAAESDLAPEMLQQVNELASSVNSTQQGAIDALGGYSVIRTALEGEGGLIQGSSQLTSGLYQAADGSAALAEGTGELTEQLPALEAGVSQLADGASDIHNGSAALADASGQLGERIESLNDGTSALSSQLNEGINTINSTAMIDGNYDMIANPLTVTEEETNTVPNYGHALAPNFLSLGLYIGVLAFNLVFPIHAAIHGPATGRVRWFSKFSLGFAFAVAGALILDIIMIFGMGLVVENAWKFIVISVLASLTYMFIVMLLGVALGDLGRFLSMIFLVLQVVASGGMFPVELQGTFYQAVNPYLPMTYVIYGFREAMTSALGDGIFITSVSILISWIIICNLLLYLVVRRRKENTPFLLIRT, translated from the coding sequence ATGAAATTACTCCGGCAAGAATGGCAAAAAGTTTTTCAAAACAAAATGTTACTTCTTTCAGTGATCGTTATGATGTTCATTCCCATTATTTACACAGGAGTAATCTTAAATTCTTACTGGAATCCCTATGACAGAACTGATAATTTGGCGATTGCTGTTGTTAATCAGGATGAACCGACCCGATTCGAAGAAAAAACACTTCGTATCGGTGAAGAACTGGTCGATCGTCTGAAGAACAGCAATGATGCCGACTGGCATTTTGTGAATGCAGAAAATGCGAAAAAAGGCTTTGCGCGCGGTGATTACTATATGGTCATCACCATACCCCCGAATTTTTCTGAAAATGCTTCCACCGCTTTCAGTGATACCCCCGAGCAGATGAATCTTCTCTATGAAGTGAACCCCGGACGGAATTTTTTCTCTGAAACGCTTGGCAGAGAAGCGATCAACGACATCAATATCGAAGTATCCTCTAACGTTACAAAAGAGTATGTGAAAACTATTTTTGCCCATTTTGAAGAAGCGGGCACTGATTTGGACCTGGCAGCCGATGGGGCATCTCAAATTGAAAAAGCCAGCGATCAGCTGCAGACAGGAAACGAACAAATTACAGCAAACCTGAATGAACTCTCCGCCAGCACTTCGGAATTTGAAGATGGCACAAGTGAAGTCGATTCCGGCATCAGTGAAGTTACAGATGGCGCTGAAGAACTGAATACCGGTGCAGCCCAACTGAACGGTTCCCTCAATTCACTGGCGGCAGGAAGCGCTGATTTGCAGAGCGGCCTGGAAGAGATGAACAGGCAGCTGCCTTCTGAAAGCGAGATCAGCCAGCTGACCCAAGGGCTTGCCGAAGTCCAGTCTGCTGTAAATCGGCTGCAGGCGATTGCCGCAGAATCAGATCTTGCTCCTGAAATGCTGCAGCAAGTGAATGAACTTGCCAGCTCCGTCAATTCCACCCAACAGGGAGCAATTGATGCACTCGGAGGTTATTCAGTCATCCGGACAGCACTGGAGGGCGAAGGCGGGCTCATCCAAGGATCATCACAGCTGACGAGTGGACTGTATCAGGCGGCTGACGGAAGTGCCGCTCTGGCTGAAGGAACCGGGGAATTGACAGAGCAATTGCCTGCACTGGAGGCAGGTGTCAGCCAACTGGCTGATGGCGCATCTGACATCCACAACGGATCAGCTGCATTGGCAGACGCATCCGGCCAGCTTGGTGAAAGAATTGAATCATTGAACGATGGCACAAGCGCACTTTCTTCCCAATTGAATGAAGGCATCAACACCATTAACAGTACAGCAATGATAGACGGCAACTACGACATGATCGCCAATCCGCTGACTGTTACGGAAGAGGAGACGAACACAGTTCCGAATTACGGACATGCACTTGCCCCTAACTTTTTGTCGCTTGGTCTCTATATCGGCGTCCTGGCATTCAACCTGGTGTTTCCAATCCACGCTGCCATTCACGGACCGGCCACCGGCAGAGTCCGATGGTTCAGTAAATTTTCGCTGGGGTTTGCTTTTGCAGTTGCCGGAGCGCTGATTCTCGATATCATCATGATTTTCGGCATGGGGCTGGTCGTGGAAAATGCTTGGAAATTCATCGTGATTTCGGTGTTGGCCTCTCTCACGTACATGTTTATCGTCATGCTGCTTGGAGTCGCTTTGGGTGATCTTGGACGCTTTTTATCAATGATTTTCTTGGTCCTGCAAGTTGTCGCAAGCGGCGGTATGTTTCCGGTTGAATTGCAGGGCACTTTCTATCAGGCAGTGAATCCTTATTTACCGATGACTTATGTCATTTACGGATTCAGGGAAGCAATGACGTCCGCTCTCGGAGACGGTATTTTTATAACCAGCGTTTCCATTCTTATAAGCTGGATTATCATCTGCAACCTGCTGCTGTATTTGGTCGTTCGCAGACGGAAGGAAAATACCCCTTTCCTGCTTATCAGAACTTGA
- a CDS encoding C40 family peptidase: protein MKKTLLLTGAAAALGTSILFGVVSGNTEPAENDIAVLQGREVVFEALPAAPAVKGVSTSQASSKVLDIAGQYLGADYLLGASTSRTDAFDCSSFTKRVFSQLGIELPRSSSAQAQIGEAVAMDELQVGDLLFFATSGSGGVSHAGIYAGNGEMVSAQNGGVKYAPVDEGYWADRFLFAKRVS, encoded by the coding sequence TTGAAAAAAACTCTTTTACTGACAGGCGCAGCAGCTGCACTGGGAACTTCTATTCTTTTTGGTGTCGTTTCAGGGAATACTGAACCGGCAGAAAATGATATTGCGGTTCTTCAAGGCAGGGAAGTGGTGTTTGAAGCGCTGCCGGCAGCGCCTGCAGTAAAAGGGGTAAGCACAAGCCAGGCTTCCTCCAAAGTGTTGGATATTGCAGGACAGTATCTTGGAGCGGATTATCTGTTGGGGGCAAGCACATCACGGACAGATGCATTTGACTGCTCTTCATTCACAAAACGGGTTTTTTCTCAGCTCGGTATTGAGTTGCCGAGATCTTCTTCGGCGCAGGCACAGATCGGTGAAGCTGTCGCAATGGATGAATTGCAAGTGGGAGATTTGCTCTTCTTTGCCACTTCAGGTTCAGGCGGTGTCAGCCATGCCGGGATCTATGCGGGGAACGGTGAAATGGTCAGCGCCCAGAATGGCGGCGTGAAGTACGCGCCGGTTGATGAGGGCTACTGGGCTGACCGGTTTTTATTTGCAAAACGCGTAAGCTGA